One genomic segment of Rhizobium gallicum bv. gallicum R602sp includes these proteins:
- the grxD gene encoding Grx4 family monothiol glutaredoxin, giving the protein MSGINEFIDNEIKTNDVVLFMKGTPQFPQCGFSGQVVQILDYLGVDYKGIDVLADSEIRQGIKDYSKWPTIPQLYVKGEFIGGCDIVREMFQAGELQQHFQENGVTVRAA; this is encoded by the coding sequence ATGAGCGGTATCAACGAATTCATCGACAACGAAATCAAGACGAACGATGTCGTCCTTTTCATGAAGGGCACGCCGCAGTTTCCGCAGTGTGGTTTCTCCGGCCAGGTCGTCCAGATCCTCGATTACCTCGGTGTCGACTACAAGGGCATTGACGTGCTCGCCGATTCGGAAATCCGCCAGGGCATCAAGGACTATTCGAAATGGCCGACAATCCCGCAGCTTTACGTGAAGGGCGAGTTTATCGGCGGCTGTGACATCGTGCGGGAAATGTTCCAGGCCGGCGAGTTACAGCAGCACTTCCAGGAAAATGGCGTGACGGTTCGCGCCGCCTGA